A genomic region of Micromonospora sp. NBC_01796 contains the following coding sequences:
- a CDS encoding sensor histidine kinase: MTASSLPTRPLRRRELIALDGLLALVLGLWYAFVPMTRAPSGSPVIGSTALTLCLVVLLMALPVAVRRLWPVPVFLVVAAASVLALASGVLYEPFLAAALTGYTAALAGRPLTRIRWRMLGVFTLVLLLLSVSAGPTPTGAEAFGVLLPGLALVGAAWTAGVAVRERRVYQARSNAEQTARAVADERLRIAREVHDIVTHNLGIITVRAAVARHVADTQPGAATDALELIERVGRSALTDMRQVLYVLRTDPADGTDPNGDALTHGAGPDGDALTHGADPDGSAPTQGVDPSGGDGRGAVPADTGVEAELAPTVGDLNLLVTRAAAAGLDLRADITGTDRLPEGTAVSAYRILQEALTNVIKHAGLTRCQVTVRCAEADVVIEVLDEGPEHRRGGGRTPVAGSGHGLLGMRERVAMHGGELTAGPRQQGGFHLRARLPYPMPDRLQRGDRRPAGTSS, translated from the coding sequence GTGACCGCCTCGTCGCTTCCTACCCGCCCGCTGCGCCGTCGGGAGCTGATCGCGCTCGACGGGCTGCTCGCGCTGGTCCTCGGCCTGTGGTACGCGTTCGTCCCGATGACCCGTGCCCCCTCGGGGAGCCCCGTGATCGGCTCGACCGCGCTCACGCTCTGCCTGGTCGTGCTCCTCATGGCCCTCCCGGTGGCGGTACGCCGGCTCTGGCCGGTGCCGGTGTTCCTGGTTGTCGCGGCAGCCTCGGTGCTGGCCCTGGCGTCCGGGGTGCTGTACGAGCCGTTCCTGGCCGCCGCCCTGACCGGTTACACGGCCGCGCTCGCCGGCCGGCCACTCACCCGGATCCGGTGGCGGATGCTGGGCGTGTTCACCCTGGTCCTGCTGCTGCTCAGTGTCTCCGCCGGCCCGACCCCCACCGGTGCGGAGGCCTTCGGTGTGCTGCTTCCCGGCTTGGCGCTGGTCGGGGCGGCGTGGACGGCCGGGGTCGCGGTCCGCGAACGCCGGGTGTACCAGGCTCGGAGCAACGCGGAACAGACCGCCCGCGCGGTCGCCGACGAGCGGCTGCGCATCGCTCGGGAGGTGCACGACATCGTCACGCACAACCTCGGGATCATCACCGTACGGGCCGCGGTGGCCCGGCACGTCGCAGACACCCAGCCGGGCGCGGCGACCGACGCCCTCGAACTGATCGAGCGGGTAGGTCGCTCGGCCCTCACCGACATGCGCCAGGTCCTGTACGTGCTGCGGACCGACCCGGCCGACGGCACCGACCCGAACGGCGACGCTCTGACGCACGGCGCCGGCCCGGACGGCGACGCTCTGACGCACGGCGCCGACCCGGACGGCAGCGCTCCGACGCAGGGCGTCGACCCGAGCGGCGGCGATGGCAGGGGAGCGGTCCCAGCGGACACCGGGGTCGAGGCGGAGTTGGCCCCGACGGTGGGGGATCTGAACCTGCTGGTGACACGGGCCGCGGCGGCCGGCCTCGACCTGCGGGCCGACATCACCGGTACGGATCGGCTGCCGGAGGGGACGGCGGTTTCGGCGTACCGGATTCTCCAGGAGGCGCTGACGAACGTGATCAAGCATGCCGGGCTGACCCGCTGCCAGGTCACCGTGCGGTGCGCCGAGGCAGACGTGGTCATCGAGGTGCTGGACGAGGGGCCGGAACACCGGCGGGGCGGGGGCCGTACCCCGGTCGCCGGCAGCGGGCACGGCCTGCTCGGGATGCGGGAGCGGGTCGCCATGCACGGCGGTGAGCTGACTGCGGGACCGCGTCAGCAGGGCGGCTTCCACCTCCGCGCCCGCCTGCCGTACCCGATGCCCGATCGCCTCCAGCGGGGCGACCGGCGACCGGCCGGGACCTCCTCGTGA
- a CDS encoding response regulator transcription factor produces the protein MTDPIRVAIADDQALLRGGFRLLLESDPRCVVVGEAATGAAAVGLAARERPDVMLMDIRMPDLDGIEATRRICADPATSDVRVLILTMFDLDPYVFGALRAGASGFLLKDTPPADLLDAVRVVASGHALFAPTVTRRLVAEFGRAEPARTDGTRLDGLTNREREILALVAAGLSNTEIAGHEQISMATVKTHLTRLLAKLGARDRAQLVIVAYESGLVPLGGGRLPTGGVPGQTPV, from the coding sequence GTGACGGACCCGATCCGGGTCGCGATCGCCGACGACCAGGCGTTGCTGCGCGGCGGCTTCCGGCTCCTGCTCGAATCCGACCCGCGCTGCGTGGTGGTGGGGGAGGCGGCGACCGGCGCCGCCGCGGTGGGGCTCGCCGCCCGGGAACGCCCCGACGTGATGCTGATGGACATCCGGATGCCCGACCTGGACGGGATCGAGGCAACCCGCCGGATCTGCGCCGACCCGGCGACCTCGGACGTACGGGTGCTGATCCTGACCATGTTCGACCTGGACCCGTACGTCTTCGGCGCACTGCGGGCCGGGGCAAGCGGCTTCCTGCTCAAGGACACCCCACCGGCCGACCTGCTCGACGCGGTGCGGGTGGTGGCGAGCGGGCATGCGTTGTTCGCTCCGACGGTGACCCGGCGACTGGTCGCCGAGTTCGGGCGGGCCGAGCCGGCCCGGACCGACGGAACCCGGCTGGACGGGCTGACCAATCGGGAGCGGGAGATCCTCGCCCTGGTGGCCGCCGGGTTGTCCAACACCGAGATCGCCGGTCACGAGCAGATCAGCATGGCCACGGTGAAGACCCACCTGACCCGGCTCCTGGCCAAGCTCGGCGCCCGGGACCGGGCCCAGTTGGTCATCGTCGCGTACGAAAGCGGGTTGGTCCCGTTGGGCGGCGGCCGGCTCCCGACCGGTGGCGTGCCGGGTCAGACTCCGGTCTGA
- a CDS encoding winged helix-turn-helix transcriptional regulator: protein MATMTVAQQRAQTKAEYDAFLAGCPSRKLLDRLSDKWVTLVLAALGSDGSHRFGADCAGEPRSMRYSELSRLLAGVSQKMLTQTLRSLERDGLVTRTVTPTVPVTVAYELTDLGLSLHQMMRGLKTWAETHMDDVLANRATYDTRAA from the coding sequence ATGGCGACGATGACGGTGGCCCAGCAGAGGGCACAGACCAAGGCGGAATATGACGCCTTCCTGGCCGGATGTCCCAGCCGCAAGCTGCTCGACCGGCTCTCCGACAAGTGGGTGACGCTGGTCCTGGCCGCGCTGGGCAGCGACGGCTCGCACCGGTTCGGCGCCGACTGTGCCGGTGAGCCCCGGTCGATGCGCTACTCCGAGTTGTCCCGCCTGCTGGCCGGCGTCAGCCAGAAGATGCTCACCCAGACGCTGCGCTCCCTGGAGCGTGACGGTCTGGTCACCCGTACCGTGACGCCGACCGTGCCGGTCACGGTCGCCTACGAGTTGACCGACCTCGGCCTGTCCCTGCACCAGATGATGCGCGGCCTCAAGACCTGGGCCGAGACGCACATGGACGACGTGCTCGCCAACCGCGCGACGTACGACACCCGCGCCGCCTGA
- a CDS encoding ArsR/SmtB family transcription factor, translating to MTAAVDDDLWSAVGDPTRRRMLDLLLADGDGTATSLSEQLPVTRQAIAKHLGVLDRVGLVHATPAGRERRYRVDEAQLARAVAQLSSVGAAWDARLRRIKRIAEAIQRGREQRGLSQ from the coding sequence GTGACCGCTGCCGTCGACGACGACCTGTGGTCCGCGGTCGGCGATCCGACCCGTCGGCGGATGCTCGACCTGCTCCTGGCGGACGGCGACGGCACCGCCACCAGCCTCAGCGAGCAACTTCCCGTGACCCGGCAGGCCATCGCGAAACATCTCGGCGTGCTCGACCGTGTCGGCCTGGTGCATGCCACGCCCGCGGGGCGCGAGCGGCGGTACCGGGTGGACGAGGCCCAGCTTGCCCGCGCGGTCGCGCAGTTGTCCTCGGTGGGGGCGGCGTGGGACGCCAGGCTCCGGCGCATCAAGCGGATCGCCGAGGCCATCCAGCGCGGGAGAGAGCAGCGCGGTTTGTCGCAGTGA
- a CDS encoding TetR/AcrR family transcriptional regulator — MTSAAQVPETLSRRPKRADALRNYENLVSAARDAFAEHGSSASLEDIARRAQVGIGTLYRHFPTRRDLFEAVYVEEVEALSRSANDLADAPPWDALVGWLHRLVGYIATKRALAEELLHDSEIFQRCRTEVYDAGRPLLVRAQSAGVVRPDTNIDDVMRLVSGITMIKVSEPGQLDRVLDMALDGLRPQTPKG, encoded by the coding sequence GTGACGAGCGCCGCACAGGTACCCGAGACCCTCTCCCGACGCCCGAAGCGGGCCGACGCGCTGCGCAACTACGAGAACCTGGTCTCCGCCGCGCGCGACGCCTTCGCCGAGCACGGGTCGTCGGCGTCGCTGGAGGACATCGCCCGACGGGCACAGGTCGGCATCGGAACGCTCTACCGGCACTTCCCGACCCGCCGGGACCTCTTCGAGGCCGTCTACGTCGAGGAGGTCGAGGCGCTGTCCCGCTCCGCCAACGACCTGGCCGACGCACCACCGTGGGACGCGCTGGTGGGCTGGTTGCACCGGCTGGTCGGATACATCGCCACGAAGCGGGCGCTGGCCGAGGAACTGCTGCACGACTCCGAGATCTTCCAGCGGTGCCGTACCGAGGTCTACGACGCGGGCCGGCCGCTGCTCGTACGCGCCCAGTCGGCCGGGGTGGTGCGCCCCGACACCAACATCGACGACGTGATGCGGCTGGTCAGCGGCATCACGATGATCAAGGTGAGCGAGCCGGGTCAGCTCGACCGGGTGCTCGACATGGCCCTCGACGGCCTGCGCCCCCAGACACCGAAGGGCTGA
- a CDS encoding SRPBCC family protein — protein MVDILHRVGIRSSVAEVYGALTTTEGLAGWWTTNTRSEGDNLDRVLRFRFSAGGFDMKVLELDPGKRVLWEVVDGPEEWIGTQVDWGLDQADDYAVVLFKHQGWKEPVEFMHHCSTKWALYLMSLKSLVETGKGAPDPHDVKIDNWN, from the coding sequence ATGGTGGACATCCTGCACCGGGTCGGAATCAGGTCGTCGGTGGCCGAGGTCTACGGGGCCTTGACGACCACCGAGGGACTCGCCGGCTGGTGGACGACCAACACCCGGAGCGAAGGCGACAACCTCGACCGCGTACTCCGGTTCCGGTTCAGCGCCGGTGGTTTCGACATGAAGGTCCTCGAGCTCGACCCGGGCAAGCGGGTGCTGTGGGAGGTGGTCGACGGACCCGAGGAGTGGATCGGCACCCAGGTGGACTGGGGCCTCGACCAGGCCGACGACTACGCCGTCGTTCTGTTCAAGCATCAGGGCTGGAAGGAGCCGGTGGAATTCATGCACCACTGCAGCACCAAGTGGGCGCTCTACCTGATGAGCCTCAAGTCCCTGGTCGAAACCGGGAAAGGCGCACCGGATCCCCATGATGTCAAGATCGATAATTGGAACTGA
- a CDS encoding IclR family transcriptional regulator, giving the protein MRAAERNIPDMAVARVSAVLGAFDARHRELRVSEVSRRAGLPMSTTSRLVADLVTYGFLERTGPSLRIGVRVFEIGEFAARRRDLRTIAPPYLADLREATGLSVHLAVLEATDVVYVEVLRGRDAPSMPSEVGGRLPAHASAVGKALLAFSGEPAISLVCDQPLRMVGPRTITAPGLLRRQLARIRECGVAYESEESGAGVGCVASAVLYADGRPAGAVSVSGWADRLDLRAVGPAVRTVALGISRQL; this is encoded by the coding sequence GTGCGTGCCGCTGAGCGGAACATCCCCGACATGGCCGTCGCCCGGGTGTCGGCGGTCCTCGGCGCGTTCGACGCACGACACCGCGAACTGCGGGTGTCCGAGGTCAGTCGTCGTGCCGGACTGCCGATGTCGACAACCTCGCGGCTGGTGGCCGACCTGGTGACGTACGGGTTCCTGGAACGCACCGGACCGTCGCTGCGGATAGGCGTCCGGGTGTTCGAGATCGGGGAGTTCGCCGCTCGTCGGCGTGACCTGCGGACGATCGCCCCGCCGTACCTTGCTGACCTGCGCGAGGCGACGGGGCTGAGTGTGCACCTGGCGGTCCTCGAGGCCACCGACGTTGTCTACGTCGAGGTTCTGCGGGGGCGGGACGCGCCGTCGATGCCGTCCGAGGTGGGCGGTCGGTTGCCCGCGCACGCCTCGGCGGTCGGCAAGGCACTGCTGGCGTTCAGTGGTGAGCCCGCGATCTCCCTCGTCTGCGACCAGCCACTGAGGATGGTCGGCCCGCGTACGATCACCGCTCCCGGCCTGCTACGACGGCAGTTGGCGCGGATCCGGGAGTGCGGGGTGGCGTACGAGAGCGAGGAATCCGGTGCCGGGGTCGGGTGCGTCGCCAGCGCCGTCCTGTACGCCGACGGGCGCCCGGCCGGGGCTGTCTCCGTATCGGGCTGGGCCGACCGGCTGGACCTGCGCGCGGTCGGCCCGGCCGTCCGGACCGTGGCACTGGGCATCAGCCGGCAACTCTGA
- a CDS encoding aldo/keto reductase family oxidoreductase, with the protein MLPTSLPGGTWTLGDLTVTRFGYGAMQLAGPWVMGPPADHDGALAVLREVVDLGITHIDTSDAYGPHVTNRLIREALHPYPESLHVVTKVGANRDQQGGWPPAREPEDLRRAVHENLENLGLEVLDLVNLRLGNAEGPVPGSLAEPFETLVELQQQGLIRHLGVSTATADQVAEAQAIAPIVCVQNLYNLAHRQDDGLIDALTEQGIAYVPYFPLGGFSPLQSSVLSTVAARLGATPMSVALAWLLQRSPNILLIPGTSSTTHLRENIAGAALPLSAEDLADLDKIGR; encoded by the coding sequence ATGCTCCCCACTTCCCTTCCCGGCGGCACCTGGACACTGGGCGACCTGACCGTCACCCGGTTCGGCTACGGCGCCATGCAGCTCGCCGGACCCTGGGTCATGGGACCTCCCGCCGATCACGACGGCGCACTCGCCGTCCTCAGGGAGGTCGTCGACCTCGGCATCACCCACATCGACACCAGCGACGCATACGGGCCACACGTCACGAACCGGCTGATCCGTGAAGCGCTGCACCCGTACCCCGAATCGCTGCACGTGGTGACCAAGGTCGGCGCGAACCGCGACCAGCAGGGCGGCTGGCCGCCGGCTCGAGAGCCGGAGGACCTGCGTCGGGCAGTTCACGAGAACCTCGAGAACCTCGGCCTCGAGGTGCTCGATCTGGTCAACCTCCGACTCGGCAACGCCGAGGGACCCGTGCCCGGCTCGCTCGCCGAGCCGTTCGAGACTCTCGTCGAACTCCAGCAGCAGGGCCTGATCCGGCACCTCGGGGTGAGCACCGCGACGGCGGACCAGGTCGCCGAGGCACAGGCGATCGCGCCGATCGTGTGCGTGCAGAACCTGTACAACCTCGCGCACCGCCAGGACGACGGACTGATCGACGCGCTCACCGAACAGGGCATCGCCTACGTGCCGTACTTCCCGCTCGGCGGCTTCAGTCCACTGCAGTCCTCGGTGCTCTCGACCGTGGCCGCCCGGTTGGGCGCGACGCCGATGTCCGTCGCCCTGGCCTGGCTGCTGCAGCGGTCACCGAACATCCTGCTCATCCCCGGCACCTCGTCCACCACGCACCTGCGCGAGAACATCGCCGGCGCGGCACTTCCGCTCTCCGCCGAGGACCTGGCCGACCTGGACAAGATCGGCCGTTGA
- a CDS encoding ATP-binding cassette domain-containing protein yields the protein MIEIAQLTKHYGRRVAVDELSFTVHPGRITGFLGPNGAGKSTTMRLLLELDRPTSGSAMIDGRSYGRLVEPLRQVGALLDAKAAHPGRSAYDHLLGLAASNRIGRRRVREVIGLVGLESVARKRVRGFSLGMSQRLGLAAALLGDPPVLILDEPVNGLDPEGVKWMRDLLTRLAREGRTVFLSSHLMNEMAVTAEHLVIIGQGRLLADLSTADFVARHAGSYVRVRSPERERLRHALVAGGLSVEDGSEGALHVIDARMEEIGAIVHTEHLTVTELTPCSASLEEAFMQLTAQAVEYRGHQEVEVNR from the coding sequence GTGATCGAGATAGCGCAGTTGACCAAGCATTACGGCCGGCGGGTGGCGGTGGACGAACTGTCGTTCACCGTGCATCCCGGCCGCATCACCGGATTTCTCGGCCCCAACGGCGCGGGCAAGTCGACCACCATGCGGTTGCTGCTGGAGCTGGACCGGCCCACCTCGGGTAGCGCCATGATCGACGGCAGGTCGTACGGCCGGTTGGTGGAGCCGTTGCGGCAGGTGGGTGCGCTGCTGGACGCGAAGGCGGCCCATCCGGGCCGGTCCGCGTACGACCACCTGCTCGGCCTGGCCGCCAGCAACCGGATCGGCCGGCGGCGGGTCCGGGAGGTGATCGGTCTGGTCGGGCTGGAGAGCGTGGCCCGCAAACGGGTACGCGGCTTCTCGCTCGGCATGAGCCAGCGCCTCGGGTTGGCCGCCGCCCTGCTCGGCGACCCGCCCGTCCTGATCCTGGACGAGCCGGTGAACGGGCTGGACCCGGAGGGAGTCAAGTGGATGCGTGACCTGCTCACCCGGCTGGCTCGGGAGGGGCGGACGGTCTTCCTCTCCAGCCATCTGATGAACGAGATGGCGGTCACCGCCGAGCATCTGGTCATCATCGGGCAGGGTCGGCTCCTCGCCGACCTGAGCACGGCCGACTTCGTCGCCCGGCACGCCGGGTCGTACGTGCGGGTGCGGTCGCCGGAGCGGGAGCGCCTGCGGCACGCCCTCGTGGCCGGCGGGCTCAGCGTCGAGGACGGCTCGGAGGGCGCGCTGCACGTGATCGACGCCCGAATGGAGGAGATCGGCGCGATCGTCCACACCGAACATCTCACCGTGACCGAGCTGACCCCCTGCTCGGCCTCGCTGGAAGAGGCGTTCATGCAGTTGACCGCGCAGGCGGTCGAGTACCGGGGCCATCAGGAAGTGGAGGTGAACCGATGA
- a CDS encoding SRPBCC family protein: MEYGSIEREIHVDAPPEVVFEVVSSPEHISQWWTDDAEFEATPGAVGELVWGDRATVVPMRVVTAEPPRLFSFRWCYPEGTVEDSANSLLITFELTPSGTGTRIRLTETGFREMGWEAAKVAEQYLDHVRGWDTFVPQLGEYLARLVSTP; the protein is encoded by the coding sequence ATGGAGTACGGCAGCATCGAACGGGAGATCCACGTCGACGCCCCACCCGAGGTGGTCTTCGAGGTCGTCAGCAGCCCCGAGCACATCTCGCAGTGGTGGACCGACGACGCCGAGTTCGAAGCGACTCCCGGAGCGGTCGGTGAGCTCGTCTGGGGCGATCGGGCAACGGTCGTCCCGATGCGTGTGGTGACCGCCGAGCCGCCTCGACTGTTCTCGTTCCGCTGGTGCTACCCCGAGGGAACGGTCGAAGATTCCGCGAACTCGCTGCTGATCACCTTCGAACTCACCCCGTCGGGCACGGGGACCAGAATTCGGCTCACCGAGACCGGGTTCCGGGAGATGGGCTGGGAGGCCGCAAAGGTGGCGGAGCAGTACCTCGACCACGTCCGCGGCTGGGACACCTTTGTCCCCCAACTCGGGGAGTACCTCGCGCGCCTGGTGTCGACTCCGTGA
- a CDS encoding ABC transporter permease subunit, whose amino-acid sequence MNGTAVRPVLASEWIKARSTLATMITLSVGVVVSFGLALASGLSIRAAIDRSSDALRPDFHPIDAGFGALLYGNLAFTVFAVLVVSSEYTSGTIRASLAAVPRRGLFYLCKLGVAGLVCLIVGGATVLGSFLVTQVALGPYGVDLNAPGAVRAVLGGLAYVTLLGVFAAAVAAVLRSTALSLGILIPFFFVVSPALWIIPATRSAARFLPDQAGMRAMEATVGAGELTQNQGLLVLLGWTVIAVTAGYWSIRRRDA is encoded by the coding sequence ATGAACGGCACGGCGGTACGCCCGGTCCTCGCATCGGAGTGGATCAAGGCCAGGTCCACCCTGGCAACCATGATCACGCTGTCGGTCGGCGTCGTGGTCAGCTTCGGGCTCGCGCTGGCCAGCGGCCTCTCGATCCGGGCCGCCATCGACCGGAGCAGCGACGCGCTCCGGCCCGACTTCCACCCGATCGACGCCGGCTTCGGTGCCCTGCTCTACGGCAACCTGGCCTTCACCGTGTTCGCCGTGCTCGTGGTCAGCTCCGAGTACACCAGCGGCACGATCCGGGCCTCGCTCGCGGCGGTGCCCCGACGTGGCCTGTTCTACCTGTGCAAACTCGGGGTGGCCGGGCTGGTCTGCCTGATCGTGGGTGGCGCCACCGTGCTCGGGTCGTTCCTGGTGACTCAGGTCGCGCTCGGTCCGTACGGGGTGGACCTCAACGCTCCCGGCGCCGTCCGAGCGGTGCTCGGTGGGCTCGCGTACGTGACCCTGCTCGGTGTCTTCGCCGCTGCCGTGGCCGCCGTCCTGCGGAGCACCGCCCTGTCGCTGGGCATCCTCATCCCGTTCTTCTTCGTCGTCTCGCCCGCGCTCTGGATCATTCCCGCGACCAGGTCGGCGGCGCGTTTCCTGCCGGACCAGGCCGGTATGCGGGCGATGGAGGCGACGGTCGGGGCCGGCGAACTCACCCAGAACCAGGGACTGCTGGTGCTGCTCGGCTGGACGGTAATCGCCGTCACCGCCGGCTACTGGAGCATTCGCCGCCGGGACGCCTAG
- a CDS encoding shikimate dehydrogenase, with translation MQPCRYGLIGAGIGASLSPVLHETEGRHHGLDLSYRLIDVDEPGTPSDLGRLLDDAEADRLAGLNITHPFKQQVIDLLDDLSPQARDIGAVNTVVFRDGRRLGFNTDAYGFAESFRRGLPDAPVDRVVQLGAGGAGAACAYAQLSAGVGHLTVVDPDTERRGALGEALEGRFDIHRIAVAAPDELPAALEHADGLVNTSPVGMRTHPGIPLPVGLLHPGLWVVDVIYMPVETQLLRSARANGLRAIGGAAMCVFQAAAAFELLTGRTPDTERMLGHLDRLLNGSGHHVRA, from the coding sequence ATGCAACCTTGCCGGTACGGCCTGATCGGTGCGGGGATCGGGGCATCGCTGTCGCCGGTGCTGCACGAGACCGAAGGTCGTCATCACGGTCTGGACCTGTCGTACCGGCTGATCGATGTGGACGAGCCGGGGACCCCGTCCGACCTCGGCCGCCTGTTGGACGACGCCGAGGCGGATCGGCTCGCCGGCCTCAACATCACCCACCCGTTCAAGCAGCAGGTCATCGACCTGCTCGACGACCTCTCCCCGCAGGCTCGCGACATCGGGGCGGTCAACACCGTCGTGTTCCGCGACGGTCGACGGCTTGGTTTCAACACCGACGCGTACGGGTTCGCCGAGTCGTTCCGGCGGGGACTGCCGGACGCGCCGGTCGACCGGGTGGTGCAGCTCGGCGCCGGTGGCGCGGGCGCGGCCTGCGCGTACGCCCAACTGAGCGCGGGCGTCGGGCACCTCACCGTGGTCGATCCGGACACCGAGCGGCGCGGTGCCCTGGGTGAGGCGTTGGAGGGACGGTTCGACATCCACCGGATCGCGGTGGCCGCACCCGACGAGTTACCCGCCGCTCTGGAGCACGCCGACGGCCTGGTCAACACCAGCCCGGTCGGCATGCGGACGCACCCGGGGATCCCGCTGCCCGTCGGGTTGCTGCACCCGGGGCTGTGGGTGGTCGACGTCATCTACATGCCGGTCGAGACCCAACTGCTGCGCTCCGCCCGGGCGAACGGGCTGCGTGCCATCGGTGGCGCGGCGATGTGCGTGTTCCAGGCCGCGGCGGCGTTCGAGCTGCTCACCGGCCGTACGCCGGACACCGAACGGATGCTCGGCCACCTCGACCGGCTGCTGAACGGCAGTGGACACCATGTCCGGGCCTGA
- a CDS encoding histidine phosphatase family protein, which translates to MDRRSPPAEIAELTVVRHGQSTANAAFALAEAAGRVESGVTGRDADIALSPLGQAQAVGLGHRFGALAMEHRPQVVLCSPYLRAVQTWRLAADAARAAGGPDLPAPRIDDRLRDRVMGELELLTGAAIAARYPAEAARRAAVGGFHWRPPGGESLLDVAARLRTLLDDVRREHAGARVLLVAHDSVVLMLRHLVEGLSLPDLESVVRAGMVANASITRWTGDTGRLVLAEYNSVTHLPGD; encoded by the coding sequence GTGGACCGTCGATCCCCACCCGCCGAGATCGCGGAACTGACGGTGGTCCGGCACGGGCAGAGCACCGCCAACGCGGCGTTCGCCCTGGCCGAAGCGGCGGGCAGGGTCGAGAGCGGGGTCACCGGCCGGGACGCGGACATCGCACTCTCGCCGCTCGGGCAGGCACAGGCGGTGGGGCTCGGGCACCGGTTCGGGGCGCTCGCGATGGAGCACCGGCCGCAGGTGGTGCTCTGTTCGCCGTACCTCCGGGCCGTGCAGACCTGGCGGTTGGCGGCGGACGCGGCGCGGGCGGCGGGCGGCCCGGACCTACCGGCGCCGAGGATCGACGACCGGCTGCGGGACCGGGTCATGGGTGAGCTGGAGCTGCTGACCGGCGCGGCGATCGCGGCGCGGTACCCGGCCGAGGCGGCCCGCCGGGCCGCCGTCGGCGGGTTTCACTGGCGTCCGCCGGGCGGGGAGTCGCTGCTGGACGTCGCCGCCCGCCTCCGGACACTGCTCGATGACGTACGCCGGGAGCATGCCGGAGCACGGGTGCTCCTGGTGGCGCACGACTCGGTGGTGTTGATGTTGCGCCACCTGGTCGAAGGGCTGTCGCTGCCGGACCTGGAATCGGTCGTCCGGGCCGGCATGGTGGCGAACGCCTCGATCACCCGTTGGACCGGCGATACCGGGCGGCTGGTGCTGGCCGAGTACAACTCGGTGACGCACCTGCCTGGGGACTGA